A region of Catharus ustulatus isolate bCatUst1 chromosome 9, bCatUst1.pri.v2, whole genome shotgun sequence DNA encodes the following proteins:
- the PTGS2 gene encoding prostaglandin G/H synthase 2: protein MPLLPLALLAALLAAGRAANPCCSNPCQNRGVCMTAGPDRYECDCTRTGYYGQNCSTPEFFTWLKVALKPSPNTVHYILTHFQGVWNIINNIPFLRDAIMRYVLTSRSHLIDSPPTYNSDYNYKTWEAYSNLSYYTRSLPPVGLDCPTPMGVKGKKELPDSTLIVEKFLLRRKFIPDPQGTNVMFTFFAQHFTHQFFKTDHKRGPAFTRALGHGVDLNHIYGETLERQLKLRLRKDGKLKYQMIDGEMYPPTVRDTQAEMLYPPHVPEHLQFSVGQEVFGLVPGLMMYATIWLREHNRVCDVLKSQHPDWDDEQLFQTTRLILIGETIKIVIEDYVQHLSGYHFKLKFDPELLFNQRFQYQNRIAAEFNTLYHWHPLLPDTFHIHDQEYTFQQFLYNNSIMLEHGLSHMVESFSKQSAGRVAGGKNVPAAVQKVAKASIDQSRQMRYQSLNEYRKRFMLKPFRSFEELTGEKEMAAELEELYGDIDAMELYPGLLVEKPRPGAIFGETMVEMGAPFSLKGLMGNAICSPEYWKPSTFGGKVGFDIVNTASLQKLICNNVKGCPFTAFHILPPEPTKTTINVSTSKTAMEDINPTLLLKERSAEL from the exons ATGCCGCTgctgcccctggccctgctggccgcGCTGCTGGCCGCCGGCCGCGCCG CCAACCCTTGCTGCTCGAACCCCTGCCAGAACAGAGGCGTCTGCATGACCGCTGGGCCGGATCGCTACGAGTGTGACTGCACCAGGACAGGCTACTACGGGCAGAACTGCAGCACAC CGGAATTCTTCACGTGGCTCAAGGTAGCACTGAAACCATCACCAAACACTGTCCACTACATCCTCACCCACTTCCAAGGAGTCTGGAATATCATCAACAACATTCCCTTCTTACGGGACGCTATTATGAGATACGTACTAACGT CAAGATCACACTTGATTGACAGCCCACCAACTTACAATAGTGACTACAATTACAAAACCTGGGAAGCTTATTCCAATCTCTCCTACTACACGAGAAGCCTTCCACCAGTAGGACTTGACTGCCCAACACCAATGGGTGTTAAAG GTAAGAAAGAGCTTCCGGATTCAACGCTGATCGTGGAGAAGTTTTTGCTGAGGAGAAAGTTTATTCCCGACCCGCAGGGCACAAACGTGATGTTCACATTCTTTGCCCAGCACTTCACCCACCAGTTCTTCAAGACGGACCACAAGAGGGGCCCTGCCTTCACCAGAGCGCTCGGCCATGGG GTTGACTTGAATCACATCTATGGAGAGACTCTGGAGAGACAACTTAAACTGAGGCTTCGAAAGGATGGAAAGCTAAAATACCAG ATGATCGATGGAGAAATGTACCCGCCGACGGTGCGGGACACGCAGGCAGAGATGCTGTACCCACCCCACGTGCCTGAGCACCTGCAGTtctctgtggggcaggaggtgTTTGGGCTGGTGCCGGGACTGATGATGTACGCCACGATCTGGCTGCGCGAGCACAACCGCGTCTGCGACGTGCTCAAGAGCCAGCACCCTGACTGGGATGATGAGCAGCTCTTCCAGACCACCCGGCTCATACTGATAG GAGAGACAATCAAGATTGTTATAGAGGACTATGTGCAGCACCTGAGTGGGTACCACTTCAAGCTGAAGTTTGACCCTGAGCTGCTCTTCAACCAGAGGTTCCAGTACCAGAACCGCATCGCAGCCGAGTTCAACACCCTGTACCACTGGCACCCATTGCTGCCTGACACCTTCCACATCCACGACCAGGAGTACACCTTCCAGCAGTTCCTCTACAACAACTCCATCATGCTGGAGCATGGACTCTCCCATATGGTTGAATCTTTCTCCAAGCAAAGCGCTGGCAGG GTTGCTGGTGGGAAGAACGTTCCTGCTGCAGTACAGAAAGTGGCAAAGGCCTCCATTGACCAAAGCAGGCAGATGAGGTACCAGTCCTTGAACGAGTACAGGAAACGCTTCATGCTGAAACCGTTCCGATCCTTTGAAGAGCTTACAG gagaaaaagagatggCAgcggagctggaggagctgtacGGGGACATCGATGCCATGGAGCTGTACCCAGGCCTGCTGGTGGAGAAGCCCCGGCCCGGGGCCATCTTTGGCGAGACCATGGTGGAGATGGGGGCGCCGTTCTCCCTGAAGGGGCTGATGGGCAACGCCATCTGCTCCCCCGAGTACTGGAAGCCCAGCACCTTCGGGGGCAAGGTGGGCTTTGACATCGTCAACACGGCCTCCCTGCAGAAGCTCATCTGCAACAACGTCAAGGGCTGTCCCTTCACTGCCTTCCACATCCTGCCTCCCGAGCCCACCAAGACCACAATTAACGTTAGTACCTCAAAAACTGCCATGGAAGATATCAACCCCACGCTCCTGCTGAAAGAGCGCTCTGCCGAGCTGTAG